A region from the Saccharomonospora azurea NA-128 genome encodes:
- a CDS encoding TetR/AcrR family transcriptional regulator, with product MPKLWSETIEAHRRGVREAILDTTAALAAEYGLLSVTMSQIAEQTGIGRATLYKYFPDVESIVRAWHERQVGHHLHHLAEVRDRAREAGERLEAVLEAYALIHQRRGQHQRHHRHGAELATFVHRDEHVSQAEQQVLDMIQGLLAEASEAGDVRDDVPLEELARYCLHALAAASGLLSEAAARRLVEVVLAGLHPTVDSTDQQAAHDRDPQ from the coding sequence GTGCCGAAGTTGTGGAGCGAGACGATCGAGGCCCATCGTCGCGGGGTACGCGAGGCGATCCTGGACACCACCGCGGCGTTGGCTGCTGAGTACGGGCTGCTGTCCGTGACGATGTCGCAGATCGCTGAGCAGACCGGAATCGGGCGCGCGACGCTGTATAAGTACTTTCCCGATGTCGAGTCGATTGTGCGCGCGTGGCACGAACGCCAGGTCGGCCACCACCTCCACCATCTCGCCGAAGTCCGGGACCGAGCGAGGGAGGCCGGAGAGCGCCTGGAAGCAGTGCTGGAGGCCTACGCCCTCATTCATCAACGGCGCGGACAGCACCAAAGGCACCACCGCCATGGCGCCGAGCTCGCGACATTCGTGCACCGGGACGAGCACGTCTCCCAGGCCGAGCAACAGGTGCTCGACATGATCCAAGGCCTTCTGGCCGAAGCTTCCGAGGCCGGCGATGTCCGCGACGATGTGCCTCTGGAGGAGCTCGCACGCTATTGCCTCCATGCACTGGCAGCGGCCAGCGGCCTACTGTCCGAGGCCGCGGCCCGCAGGCTCGTGGAGGTAGTGCTGGCTGGATTGCATCCTACGGTTGACTCAACCGACCAGCAGGCAGCTCACGATCGCGATCCCCAGTAG
- a CDS encoding heavy metal translocating P-type ATPase, with the protein MTSEVKDPQPTPGREIELAIGGMTCAACANRVERKLNKLDGVTATVNYATEKAKVVYADGVEPDQLVAQVEAAGYSAALPQPEASGEPAAATDSDDDPTRSLRDRLIGAAVLSVPVIVLAMVPALQFTYWQWISLTLAAPVVTWAAWPFHRAAWTNLKHGAATMDTLVSMGTLAAFAWSVYALLFGSAGVPGMTHPFELTIERMSGDGNIYLEVAAGVTTFILAGRYFEARSKRRAGAALRALLELGAKDVVVLRGGKEVRIPVEQLAVGDHFVVRPGEKVATDGVVSEGSSAVDESMLTGESVPVEVGPGDKVVGATVNSGGRLVVRATRVGSDTQLAQMAKLVEDAQTGKAAVQRLADRISGVFVPIVIALAVGTLAFWLGTGGSVSAAFTAAVAVLIIACPCALGLATPTALLVGTGRGAQLGILIKGPEVLESTRRVDTVVLDKTGTVTTGKMALIDVHVADGVDPDELLRLAGALENASEHPIAQAIAKGAAEQVGQLPAATDFTNLEGLGVQGVVDGHAVLVGRPALLADWSQHLTPELVEAKAAAEAQGKTAVAVGWDGQARGVLVVADTVKPTSAEAITQLRGLGLTPVLLTGDNEAVAKTVAAEVGIDEVIAEVLPKDKVDVVKRLQSQGRIVAMVGDGVNDAAALAQADLGLAMGTGTDVAIEASDLTLVRGDLRVAADAIRLSRRTLATIKGNLFWAFAYNVAALPLAAAGLLNPMIAGAAMAFSSVFVVSNSLRLKSFRSGITDTPPSVKSEDKPVKEPVAA; encoded by the coding sequence ATGACATCCGAGGTGAAAGACCCACAGCCGACCCCTGGCCGGGAGATCGAGCTGGCGATTGGTGGCATGACGTGCGCGGCGTGCGCGAACCGGGTCGAACGCAAGCTCAACAAGCTCGACGGGGTCACCGCCACGGTGAACTACGCCACGGAAAAGGCCAAGGTCGTCTACGCCGATGGCGTGGAGCCGGACCAGCTCGTGGCTCAAGTGGAGGCCGCCGGTTACTCGGCGGCTCTGCCGCAGCCGGAGGCGTCGGGGGAACCGGCGGCCGCGACGGACAGCGACGATGATCCGACGCGGTCGCTGCGGGATCGCCTGATCGGTGCTGCCGTGTTGTCGGTGCCGGTGATCGTGCTGGCGATGGTTCCGGCGTTGCAGTTCACCTATTGGCAGTGGATTTCGCTGACGTTGGCCGCGCCGGTGGTGACGTGGGCGGCGTGGCCGTTCCATCGGGCCGCGTGGACGAACCTCAAGCATGGCGCGGCGACGATGGACACGCTGGTCTCGATGGGCACCCTGGCGGCTTTCGCCTGGTCTGTGTATGCGTTGTTGTTCGGCAGCGCGGGTGTGCCGGGGATGACGCATCCGTTCGAACTGACCATCGAGCGGATGAGCGGCGACGGCAACATCTATCTCGAGGTCGCGGCCGGGGTGACCACGTTCATCCTCGCCGGGCGCTACTTCGAGGCCCGGTCCAAGCGACGGGCCGGTGCCGCCCTGCGGGCGCTGCTGGAACTGGGCGCGAAGGACGTCGTGGTGCTGCGAGGCGGGAAGGAAGTCCGGATTCCCGTCGAGCAACTGGCGGTGGGTGACCACTTCGTGGTCCGGCCGGGTGAGAAGGTCGCCACCGACGGCGTGGTGTCCGAGGGTAGTTCCGCTGTCGACGAGAGCATGCTCACCGGCGAGTCGGTGCCCGTCGAGGTCGGCCCGGGCGACAAGGTCGTCGGCGCGACGGTCAACTCGGGTGGCCGGTTGGTGGTGCGGGCCACGCGGGTGGGTTCGGATACCCAGTTGGCGCAGATGGCCAAGCTGGTGGAGGACGCGCAGACGGGCAAGGCGGCCGTGCAGCGACTGGCGGACCGGATCTCGGGCGTGTTCGTGCCGATCGTGATCGCGCTGGCCGTGGGAACGCTCGCGTTCTGGCTCGGTACCGGTGGCTCGGTGTCGGCGGCGTTCACGGCCGCGGTCGCGGTGTTGATCATCGCGTGCCCGTGCGCGCTGGGGCTGGCCACGCCGACCGCGTTGCTGGTGGGTACCGGGCGGGGTGCGCAGCTCGGCATCCTGATCAAGGGGCCGGAGGTGCTGGAGTCCACCCGCCGCGTGGACACGGTGGTGCTGGACAAGACCGGCACCGTCACCACCGGCAAGATGGCGCTGATCGACGTCCACGTGGCCGACGGGGTGGACCCCGACGAGCTGTTGCGGTTGGCGGGGGCGCTGGAGAACGCCTCCGAGCACCCGATCGCCCAGGCCATCGCCAAGGGCGCGGCCGAGCAGGTCGGGCAGTTGCCTGCCGCCACGGACTTCACCAACCTCGAGGGCTTGGGTGTGCAGGGCGTCGTCGACGGGCACGCGGTTCTGGTCGGTCGCCCCGCGTTGCTGGCCGACTGGAGCCAGCACCTCACACCTGAGCTGGTCGAGGCCAAGGCCGCCGCGGAGGCGCAGGGCAAGACCGCCGTCGCCGTCGGTTGGGATGGCCAGGCACGCGGGGTGCTGGTGGTGGCCGACACCGTGAAACCGACCTCTGCCGAGGCGATCACGCAACTGCGTGGGCTCGGGCTGACGCCGGTGTTGTTGACTGGTGACAACGAGGCGGTCGCCAAGACGGTCGCGGCCGAGGTCGGCATCGACGAGGTGATCGCCGAGGTGTTGCCGAAGGACAAGGTCGACGTGGTGAAGCGGCTGCAGTCCCAAGGCCGGATCGTGGCGATGGTTGGCGACGGCGTGAACGACGCGGCGGCGCTGGCGCAGGCGGACCTGGGCCTGGCGATGGGTACGGGCACCGACGTCGCGATCGAGGCGAGTGACCTCACCCTGGTGCGCGGTGACCTGCGGGTGGCGGCGGACGCGATCCGCCTGTCGCGCCGCACGCTGGCCACGATCAAGGGCAACCTGTTCTGGGCGTTCGCCTACAACGTGGCGGCATTGCCGCTGGCGGCGGCGGGCCTGCTCAACCCGATGATCGCGGGTGCGGCGATGGCGTTCAGCTCGGTGTTCGTGGTGAGCAACAGCCTGCGCCTGAAGAGCTTCCGCAGCGGCATCACGGACACCCCACCGTCGGTGAAGTCGGAGGACAAGCCAGTGAAGGAGCCGGTCGCAGCTTGA
- a CDS encoding NAD(P)/FAD-dependent oxidoreductase, whose translation MRLPTQRVVIVGGGVAGLRTAEALRRNGFSGELVGVSAEKQLPYARPPLSKATLSSSDWECVPLETTAGLRWQLGVTASGLDLEHRRVELDDGSTIAFDTAVLATGARARTLPGSEAGLTLRTAGDAKALRTTLRENRGHLVIVGAGFISSEIAVAAHALGSVVTIVDADPAPLARALGSGPARWLWEQHRGRGIRTHFGQAVRSLQHSDTEYHLILADNSVIDADAVVTGLEAVPNTEWLDGSGVDITDGVLTDTAGRAITAAGAVVEGGRAVRHEHWVAVSTSAQRAAATLTGQQPPREAPPVFWTDVYEHRVQVVGQPDGVESQPEPGSRGFCVRYEGGDGALIGAVVVNWPQRLPGSESADRTDGGDGMSELWRAHRAARVRGWRLSVDVAVRICCRLLAPTMVATARRNGRLGSLKASMEMTAPRRCRRSD comes from the coding sequence GTGAGGCTGCCGACGCAACGCGTGGTCATTGTCGGTGGAGGCGTTGCCGGGCTTCGAACGGCCGAAGCGCTTCGTCGCAACGGATTCTCCGGTGAACTGGTCGGCGTCAGCGCGGAGAAACAATTGCCGTACGCCCGCCCACCTCTGTCCAAGGCCACGCTGTCCAGCTCCGACTGGGAGTGCGTTCCCCTCGAAACCACAGCCGGGCTGCGCTGGCAGCTTGGCGTCACCGCGTCCGGTCTGGACCTCGAGCATCGCCGTGTCGAGCTCGATGACGGGTCCACCATCGCGTTCGACACGGCGGTACTGGCCACTGGTGCCCGAGCCAGGACGCTGCCCGGCTCGGAAGCCGGGCTGACACTGCGGACGGCCGGCGACGCGAAAGCCCTGCGCACGACCCTCCGAGAGAATCGGGGACATCTCGTGATCGTTGGAGCAGGCTTCATCAGCTCAGAGATCGCCGTCGCGGCACACGCCCTGGGATCGGTGGTCACCATCGTGGACGCGGATCCGGCCCCGCTCGCACGGGCACTCGGATCCGGCCCGGCACGCTGGCTGTGGGAACAACACCGGGGCCGCGGTATTCGCACCCACTTCGGCCAAGCGGTCCGGTCGCTCCAGCACTCGGACACGGAATACCACCTGATACTCGCGGACAACTCCGTCATCGACGCCGATGCTGTCGTGACCGGACTGGAAGCCGTGCCGAACACGGAGTGGTTGGACGGCAGTGGTGTCGACATCACCGACGGCGTACTCACCGATACCGCGGGCAGAGCTATCACCGCGGCGGGCGCGGTGGTCGAGGGCGGCCGCGCGGTCCGTCACGAACACTGGGTAGCAGTATCCACCAGTGCGCAACGCGCCGCGGCGACGTTGACCGGGCAGCAGCCACCACGTGAGGCGCCGCCCGTGTTCTGGACCGACGTCTACGAGCACCGGGTACAGGTCGTCGGACAACCGGACGGGGTGGAGTCCCAGCCCGAGCCGGGATCGCGTGGCTTCTGCGTCCGATACGAAGGTGGCGACGGCGCACTGATCGGCGCTGTGGTCGTCAACTGGCCACAGCGGCTCCCGGGTTCTGAGTCGGCAGATCGCACAGACGGCGGTGACGGCATGAGCGAGCTGTGGCGAGCGCATCGTGCTGCCCGGGTCCGTGGCTGGCGACTCTCGGTCGATGTGGCGGTGCGGATCTGCTGTCGGCTCCTCGCCCCCACCATGGTCGCCACCGCCCGCCGCAACGGGCGTCTCGGCAGCCTCAAGGCCTCGATGGAGATGACCGCACCACGCCGCTGCCGCCGATCCGATTGA
- a CDS encoding multicopper oxidase family protein, with product MGEVDLGGVQVTTWTYGGELPGKEVRIQRGDVLRAHLTNNLPQPTTIHWHGLALRNDMDGVPGLTQPEVPAGANFTYEFTVPDAGTHWFHSHVGVQLDRGLYAPIIVEDPADGADYDTELVVVLDDWLDGTGRIPDTVLADLIKNGMNMGGMDHGGMPGMDHGGMPQSTLLGGDAGDVIYPHILANGRIASAPRSVTAKPGQRIRLRLVNAAADTAFRVGVPGVPMRVTHTDGFPVQPREADTVLLGMGERVDAVITVPDDTVPVLALAEGRDSYAQVIIRSGRESNPAASDSAAKQLEQLPVLAINDLKATEEVTLADRAPDVSHTLVLDGPGAKYDWTINGKPYNPDDGLPIRDGQRVRVRFENKSSMFHPMHIHGHTFQILGRNGRGPRKDTAIVLPGEALEVDFDANNPGQWLTHCHNAYHGESSMMTVLSYVQ from the coding sequence GTGGGCGAGGTGGATCTCGGCGGTGTCCAGGTCACAACGTGGACCTACGGCGGTGAGCTACCGGGGAAGGAAGTCCGGATCCAGCGCGGCGACGTCCTTCGGGCTCACCTGACCAACAACCTCCCCCAACCGACGACCATCCACTGGCACGGACTCGCCCTGCGCAACGACATGGACGGGGTCCCGGGTCTGACCCAGCCGGAGGTACCGGCAGGCGCCAACTTCACCTACGAGTTCACGGTTCCCGACGCTGGTACCCACTGGTTCCATTCCCACGTTGGTGTGCAGCTGGACCGTGGGTTGTACGCACCTATCATCGTGGAAGACCCGGCGGACGGTGCCGATTATGACACTGAGCTCGTCGTCGTCCTCGACGACTGGCTGGACGGCACCGGACGCATCCCGGACACCGTGCTGGCCGACCTCATAAAAAACGGGATGAACATGGGTGGCATGGATCACGGGGGGATGCCGGGCATGGACCACGGGGGGATGCCGCAGTCAACGCTGCTCGGTGGCGATGCCGGCGACGTCATTTACCCGCACATCCTCGCCAACGGGCGTATCGCCTCCGCACCACGCTCCGTCACCGCGAAGCCCGGGCAACGAATCCGGCTGCGGCTGGTCAACGCCGCCGCGGACACCGCTTTCCGGGTCGGGGTCCCGGGCGTGCCGATGCGGGTTACGCATACGGACGGCTTCCCTGTGCAACCCCGTGAGGCGGATACGGTGCTCCTGGGCATGGGTGAGCGGGTCGATGCCGTCATCACAGTTCCGGATGACACGGTCCCGGTGCTGGCGCTGGCGGAGGGGCGTGACTCCTACGCACAGGTGATCATCCGAAGTGGGCGGGAAAGCAATCCGGCGGCAAGCGACTCCGCCGCCAAGCAGCTCGAACAACTACCCGTACTTGCCATCAACGATCTCAAAGCCACGGAAGAGGTGACTCTGGCTGACCGGGCACCGGATGTCTCGCACACATTGGTACTCGACGGACCGGGCGCCAAGTACGACTGGACTATCAACGGCAAGCCGTACAACCCCGATGACGGATTGCCCATCCGGGACGGCCAGCGGGTGCGGGTTCGATTCGAGAACAAGTCGAGCATGTTCCACCCCATGCATATCCACGGCCACACCTTTCAGATCCTGGGGCGGAACGGCCGAGGGCCCCGCAAGGACACCGCGATCGTGCTTCCCGGAGAAGCGCTGGAGGTGGACTTCGACGCCAACAACCCGGGCCAGTGGCTGACCCACTGTCACAACGCGTACCACGGCGAATCTTCGATGATGACGGTGCTGTCCTACGTTCAGTAG
- a CDS encoding DUF305 domain-containing protein, whose translation MNKQHLGVITMAGTESEKDSNVEAKALVQLIVDAQEAEICKIQTCASAPN comes from the coding sequence ATGAACAAACAGCACCTGGGTGTGATCACCATGGCTGGGACAGAGTCGGAGAAGGACAGCAACGTCGAGGCGAAGGCACTGGTCCAGCTAATCGTCGATGCTCAGGAAGCGGAGATCTGCAAGATACAGACCTGTGCTTCCGCACCGAACTGA
- a CDS encoding C40 family peptidase, with translation MLPAAPAAAQPQDDTSDAMERYQELGAKAAGTEEDLAEAEQELARMREKEKQAKTALNKANRELEKAQRSEEASQGKADTLISASFRNGPVTTWSAVLVSDSSKELLQKASALEYIATKNTETLDALNDVRAKADAARKEAAEAEKQARESTAAAERTVQKLQQRKADLDEEIEAVRTALNELSPAERTELQTVQDNGSYLGPPGAANDALQAALSRRGSQYEWGATGPSEFDCSGLTSWAYNQAGINIPRTSRQQWTAGRPVSLDSLLPGDLLFYDDGTGDPSKIHHVGMYVGQGKMVDAPTEGQLVDVRSMKGDGHLIGARRIAG, from the coding sequence ATGCTACCTGCAGCGCCTGCCGCTGCGCAGCCGCAAGACGACACGTCAGACGCCATGGAGCGCTATCAGGAACTTGGCGCGAAGGCCGCAGGCACCGAAGAGGACCTGGCAGAAGCCGAACAAGAACTCGCACGAATGCGCGAGAAGGAGAAACAGGCCAAAACTGCGCTCAATAAGGCAAACCGAGAACTCGAAAAAGCGCAGCGTTCGGAAGAGGCCTCCCAAGGCAAAGCAGACACTCTCATCTCCGCGAGTTTCCGTAACGGCCCCGTCACCACATGGTCAGCCGTACTGGTCAGCGATTCGAGCAAAGAGCTTCTACAAAAAGCGTCAGCACTCGAATACATCGCAACCAAGAACACTGAAACCCTCGATGCCCTGAACGACGTACGAGCGAAAGCCGACGCTGCCCGGAAAGAAGCAGCCGAAGCGGAGAAGCAGGCACGGGAATCAACAGCGGCCGCGGAACGCACGGTCCAAAAACTTCAGCAACGCAAGGCCGACCTTGACGAGGAAATCGAAGCGGTTCGAACAGCTCTGAACGAACTGAGCCCGGCCGAGCGAACTGAGCTCCAAACCGTCCAGGACAACGGTAGCTATCTCGGCCCACCGGGTGCCGCCAACGATGCACTGCAAGCCGCGTTGTCCCGCCGCGGTTCTCAGTACGAGTGGGGGGCAACAGGACCGAGCGAGTTCGACTGCTCCGGACTGACCTCGTGGGCCTATAATCAAGCTGGAATCAACATTCCTCGGACGAGCCGACAGCAATGGACGGCAGGCAGGCCCGTGTCACTCGACTCCCTACTTCCTGGCGACCTCCTTTTCTACGACGACGGAACCGGTGACCCCAGCAAGATCCATCACGTCGGTATGTACGTCGGCCAGGGCAAGATGGTGGACGCGCCCACCGAAGGCCAACTGGTCGACGTGCGGTCGATGAAGGGTGACGGACACCTGATCGGCGCGCGCCGCATCGCTGGCTGA
- a CDS encoding heavy-metal-associated domain-containing protein: MSNNVYVVKGMTCSGCMGKVTNAVTSVEGVDDVDIDIATGEVTVISDASVDADLVRTAITKAGYEVAG, from the coding sequence GTGAGCAACAACGTGTACGTCGTGAAGGGAATGACCTGCTCCGGCTGCATGGGCAAGGTGACGAACGCTGTCACATCCGTGGAGGGCGTCGATGACGTCGACATCGACATCGCCACGGGCGAGGTCACCGTCATCAGCGACGCGTCGGTCGACGCCGATCTCGTCCGCACGGCGATCACCAAGGCTGGCTACGAGGTCGCCGGCTGA
- a CDS encoding heavy-metal-associated domain-containing protein, whose translation MAQQTYTVTGMTCQHCVLSVTEEVNEINGVTDVAVDLPTGKVTVTSERDLGVDEVRAAVEEAGYSLTA comes from the coding sequence ATGGCTCAGCAGACGTACACGGTGACCGGCATGACCTGCCAGCACTGCGTGCTCTCGGTGACCGAGGAAGTCAACGAGATCAACGGAGTGACCGACGTGGCGGTCGACCTGCCCACCGGCAAGGTCACCGTCACCAGCGAGCGCGACCTGGGCGTGGACGAGGTGCGCGCCGCTGTGGAAGAAGCCGGATACAGCCTGACCGCCTGA
- a CDS encoding metal-sensitive transcriptional regulator: protein MRGYTGDKDAYLKRLRRIEGQIRGLQRMVEDDQYCIDILTQISAATKALQAVSLGLMDEHLRHCVAEAISQGGDTAEEKVREASDAIARLVRS, encoded by the coding sequence ATGCGGGGATACACCGGAGACAAGGACGCGTACCTCAAGCGGCTGCGCCGGATCGAGGGGCAGATTCGAGGGTTGCAGAGGATGGTCGAGGACGATCAGTACTGCATCGACATCCTCACCCAGATCTCCGCGGCCACGAAGGCGTTGCAGGCCGTGTCCCTCGGGCTGATGGATGAGCACCTGCGGCATTGCGTGGCCGAGGCGATCAGCCAGGGCGGCGACACGGCGGAGGAGAAGGTGCGCGAGGCCAGCGACGCCATCGCCCGCCTCGTGCGCTCCTGA
- a CDS encoding ferredoxin, with amino-acid sequence MPITIDYDRCGGHGLCALTAPEVFQMDDQGFTRYVAEPADSERDNVIQAIPDCPVQAIRVLSEGQA; translated from the coding sequence ATGCCGATCACGATCGACTACGACCGCTGCGGGGGACACGGCCTGTGCGCACTGACAGCCCCAGAGGTCTTCCAGATGGATGACCAAGGTTTCACCCGGTATGTTGCCGAGCCCGCCGACAGCGAGCGGGACAACGTCATACAGGCCATCCCGGACTGCCCTGTCCAGGCCATCCGGGTTCTGTCGGAGGGCCAGGCGTGA
- a CDS encoding CDGSH iron-sulfur domain-containing protein: MAEDQQPEAVVVIKVVDNGPYQVKGPVRVVDHDNNVVDLGPGRTRLLCRCGKSNKKPFCDGSHARTGFQASERPTSDTGT; encoded by the coding sequence ATGGCAGAGGATCAGCAACCGGAAGCCGTTGTGGTCATCAAGGTTGTGGACAACGGGCCGTACCAGGTCAAGGGACCGGTCCGAGTGGTCGACCACGACAACAACGTCGTCGATCTCGGGCCTGGCCGCACTCGACTGCTCTGCCGCTGCGGCAAGTCGAACAAAAAACCGTTCTGCGACGGCTCACATGCCAGAACGGGATTCCAGGCGTCCGAACGACCCACGTCGGACACCGGCACCTGA
- a CDS encoding cytochrome c biogenesis CcdA family protein, whose product MNNLTDFVISGPIVLATLLAVAAGVVSFASPCAIPLVPGYLAYLASLTGADAPPVDADDSRAWKGRWRVAGAALLFVLGFTAVFLAAVVAVLGAADFLLGNEALLQRIGGVITIAMGLVFLGMVPILQRSVQLHHVPRGGIASAPLMGAVYGLGWTPCLGPTLTGVIALASGTQVGSTTARGILLVLAYCLGLGLPFILLAIGAQWALRTAGWLRRHTRAVQIVGGVMLLIVGLLLVTGLWGEMVAWLRGPIAGFTTPI is encoded by the coding sequence GTGAACAACCTTACCGACTTTGTCATTTCGGGCCCGATCGTGCTCGCCACCCTGCTCGCGGTAGCCGCAGGGGTCGTCTCCTTCGCCTCGCCATGCGCTATCCCTTTGGTGCCAGGCTACTTGGCCTACCTGGCGAGTCTGACAGGCGCCGATGCTCCACCCGTTGATGCGGACGATTCCCGTGCCTGGAAGGGGCGATGGCGGGTCGCTGGAGCTGCGTTGCTGTTCGTGCTCGGCTTCACCGCTGTTTTCCTCGCCGCTGTGGTAGCGGTACTGGGCGCGGCCGATTTCCTACTGGGCAATGAGGCGCTGCTGCAACGCATCGGCGGCGTGATCACGATCGCCATGGGTCTGGTCTTCCTGGGGATGGTGCCGATCCTGCAGCGCAGTGTGCAACTGCACCACGTACCACGAGGCGGTATCGCGAGCGCGCCCCTCATGGGTGCTGTCTACGGCCTCGGCTGGACACCCTGCCTCGGCCCGACGCTAACTGGCGTCATCGCTCTGGCCAGCGGGACACAAGTGGGCTCCACCACGGCCAGAGGGATCCTGTTAGTACTTGCATACTGCCTGGGACTTGGCTTGCCCTTCATCCTGCTCGCAATCGGTGCGCAATGGGCACTCCGCACAGCAGGCTGGTTACGTCGCCACACACGAGCGGTCCAGATCGTTGGCGGCGTGATGCTGTTGATTGTGGGCTTGCTGTTGGTGACGGGACTGTGGGGTGAAATGGTGGCCTGGCTTCGTGGCCCCATCGCAGGGTTCACCACACCGATCTGA
- a CDS encoding HAD family hydrolase: MLFKNAIALETSARIQVVVMDKTGTLTKAEPESHRRAHKRNRRQVAALVSAVERNSEHPLAEAIVWHAKERGADSASAERFENVPGHGAMATVADKRAVVGNRRLMEREGIDLGPVAARRDELADGGRTAVLAAVDGSRRRHRHRRRTPRNSEATIAELHELDIEVGMLRRQRTRPQTTTASGSRILIGRITGVRHQLWARVVHPARSAGLQCPADRSTVLRMTTRSPPGLPNTGRDKRTPPHVAMCLRRVSRCFHPVHPPLASGAGVRRGSFGRLESRSGM, from the coding sequence GTGCTGTTCAAGAACGCCATCGCCCTGGAGACTTCGGCCCGGATCCAGGTCGTCGTGATGGACAAGACGGGCACACTGACCAAAGCCGAACCCGAAAGTCATCGACGTGCTCACAAACGGAATCGACGGCAAGTTGCTGCGTTGGTCTCGGCGGTTGAACGGAACTCCGAGCACCCGCTGGCCGAAGCGATCGTCTGGCACGCCAAGGAACGCGGCGCGGATTCCGCATCCGCCGAGCGCTTCGAGAACGTGCCCGGTCATGGTGCTATGGCTACCGTGGCGGACAAACGCGCCGTGGTCGGAAACCGGCGGCTGATGGAACGTGAAGGCATCGACCTAGGACCGGTAGCCGCACGCCGTGACGAACTCGCCGACGGCGGACGAACCGCGGTGCTCGCCGCCGTGGATGGTAGCCGCCGGCGTCATCGGCATCGCCGACGCACCCCGCGAAACTCGGAGGCCACGATCGCCGAACTGCATGAACTTGACATCGAAGTGGGCATGCTCCGCCGTCAACGCACTCGCCCTCAAACGACTACGGCTTCCGGCAGCCGCATATTGATCGGGCGTATCACCGGAGTGCGGCATCAACTCTGGGCACGTGTGGTCCATCCTGCGCGGTCAGCTGGGCTTCAGTGCCCAGCCGACCGGTCCACCGTGCTGCGAATGACGACGCGATCGCCACCTGGCTTGCCGAACACTGGCCGGGATAAAAGAACGCCGCCACACGTGGCTATGTGTTTGCGGCGGGTGAGCCGGTGCTTCCACCCGGTACACCCGCCGCTCGCATCAGGTGCCGGTGTCCGACGTGGGTCGTTCGGACGCCTGGAATCCCGTTCTGGCATGTGA
- a CDS encoding DUF2269 domain-containing protein: MNMRPGVRKLALTVHIATTVGWLGAVVAFLGLAIVGLTSGDAQTVRGAYLVMEPITWFVLVPLALASLLTGLVSALGTPWGVFRHYWVLFKLVLNVLATVLLLVYTQSVGYFADVAADPTADLDVVRNPSPALHAILALALLVVALVLAVYKPRGMTSYGQRRQTEQRRGQHEHVHNS, from the coding sequence ATGAACATGAGGCCCGGCGTGCGGAAACTCGCCCTCACGGTGCATATCGCAACCACGGTGGGCTGGCTCGGCGCGGTCGTCGCTTTCCTGGGTCTCGCCATCGTCGGCTTGACCAGTGGGGACGCGCAAACGGTTCGTGGTGCCTATCTGGTGATGGAGCCGATCACCTGGTTCGTCCTGGTCCCGCTGGCCCTTGCGTCACTGCTGACCGGACTTGTCTCGGCCCTGGGCACACCATGGGGTGTGTTCCGCCACTATTGGGTGCTGTTCAAACTCGTGCTGAACGTCCTCGCGACGGTCCTCTTGCTGGTCTACACGCAGTCTGTGGGTTACTTCGCTGACGTCGCAGCCGACCCCACCGCCGATCTCGACGTTGTGCGGAACCCGTCGCCTGCCCTGCATGCGATCCTCGCTCTAGCGCTCCTGGTCGTGGCTCTGGTGCTGGCGGTGTACAAGCCGCGTGGGATGACCTCGTACGGACAACGCAGGCAAACCGAGCAACGCCGGGGACAACACGAGCACGTACACAATTCATAG